Proteins encoded in a region of the Chondrinema litorale genome:
- a CDS encoding lipase family alpha/beta hydrolase codes for MNFTFYLDKNKLAYILLYFIITLLFSFNIHAQNNIDVLKKAYKRLDSVEVNSFQSEHFFNKGFFFGQGLDPYIKFAETPTNNNFIISTPSKWKKYYKGVYKAGIKDKKDQNLKDISSIIDSYPNDGNVIPIAILQAEGEWLEEYDIDENIKAKKKGYQLSKEYKKFNIFSASVLKQKVYDADVSFEIVPELFEIRKKANVKNLSIDLADGQGFREINSGDVINTSYNSIGEKAIAVKFELSDDEFISYSIIDVVTLEKELPDLTFDLTTNFSNNRTNSLSGGTAELFNGCDDIFDKPVIIVEGFDPNNERSILDINDTYRDALIEESFRANGYDVIYLDFDNGGADIRTNGQVLQDLIVDVNTQKSGNSSIIIIGESMGGLVTRWALTDMEQDGIIHNVSHFISFDSPHLGANIPVGFQDLVEDMSDVDFFELFNVEEEEINKALTSLNSTAAKQMLLRYKGTSPHSEFTSLQNELASLGFPQQNNIRNISIINASGTGSNQEPVDDFSPNDPIYSVDFISIASLLIDVRTNQINGSTKTSALWILTGDLPTTIKEHTYSFDSFNYDIAAGGFQSSNNYEVELGNFLQAINIADWFGDDSYNYGRGNFSFVPLFSSVASTATLNSQADLNIS; via the coding sequence ATGAATTTCACCTTTTACTTAGACAAGAATAAACTTGCATATATTCTACTTTACTTTATAATAACTTTATTATTTTCTTTTAATATTCATGCTCAAAACAACATAGATGTATTAAAAAAAGCCTATAAAAGATTAGATAGTGTAGAAGTAAACTCCTTTCAATCTGAGCACTTTTTTAACAAAGGTTTTTTCTTCGGTCAAGGTTTGGATCCCTATATTAAATTCGCTGAAACTCCTACAAACAATAATTTTATTATTTCTACCCCATCTAAATGGAAGAAATACTACAAAGGAGTCTATAAAGCCGGAATTAAGGATAAAAAAGATCAAAATTTAAAAGATATTTCTTCCATTATAGACTCTTACCCAAATGATGGCAATGTAATACCTATTGCTATTCTACAAGCTGAAGGTGAATGGTTGGAAGAATATGATATTGATGAAAATATAAAAGCTAAAAAGAAAGGATATCAGCTTTCTAAAGAATATAAAAAGTTCAATATTTTTAGCGCTAGTGTACTAAAGCAGAAGGTTTACGATGCTGATGTTTCTTTTGAAATTGTACCAGAACTATTTGAAATAAGAAAAAAGGCTAATGTGAAAAATCTTAGTATTGACTTAGCAGATGGCCAAGGCTTTAGAGAAATAAATTCGGGTGATGTAATTAATACTTCTTATAATTCAATTGGAGAAAAAGCCATTGCTGTAAAATTTGAGTTATCTGATGATGAATTTATTAGCTATAGCATAATTGATGTAGTGACATTAGAAAAAGAATTACCCGATCTAACATTTGATTTAACGACTAATTTTTCTAATAACAGAACAAACAGTTTAAGTGGAGGAACAGCTGAACTATTTAATGGATGTGATGACATTTTTGATAAACCTGTTATTATAGTTGAGGGCTTTGACCCAAATAATGAAAGATCTATTTTAGATATTAATGATACTTACAGAGATGCACTAATTGAAGAATCTTTTAGAGCGAATGGATATGATGTTATTTATCTGGATTTTGATAATGGAGGTGCTGATATAAGAACAAATGGGCAAGTATTACAAGATTTAATAGTAGATGTAAATACTCAAAAGTCTGGCAATAGCTCTATAATAATAATAGGTGAAAGTATGGGAGGTTTAGTAACTCGTTGGGCACTTACAGATATGGAGCAAGATGGCATAATACATAATGTTAGTCATTTTATCAGTTTTGATTCACCTCATTTAGGAGCAAACATACCTGTAGGTTTTCAAGACTTAGTAGAAGACATGTCTGATGTTGATTTTTTTGAGCTGTTTAATGTGGAGGAGGAGGAGATAAATAAAGCATTAACAAGTTTAAATAGTACTGCAGCTAAACAAATGCTTTTACGATATAAAGGAACAAGTCCACATTCTGAATTCACAAGTTTACAAAATGAGTTGGCCTCTCTAGGTTTTCCTCAACAAAATAACATAAGAAATATCAGTATCATTAATGCTTCTGGAACTGGCTCAAACCAAGAACCAGTTGATGATTTTAGTCCAAATGATCCTATCTATTCAGTTGATTTTATTTCTATTGCAAGTCTATTAATCGATGTTAGGACTAATCAGATAAATGGTAGTACTAAAACGTCTGCATTGTGGATTTTGACTGGTGATTTACCAACTACTATAAAAGAACATACATATAGCTTTGATTCATTCAATTATGATATAGCTGCTGGTGGTTTTCAATCATCAAACAATTACGAAGTTGAACTAGGGAATTTTTTACAGGCAATAAATATAGCTGATTGGTTCGGAGATGATTCCTATAATTATGGTCGAGGAAATTTTAGTTTTGTACCCCTGTTTAGTAGCGTTGCATCAACAGCTACATTAAATAGCCAAGCAGATTTAAATATTTCGTAA
- a CDS encoding T9SS type A sorting domain-containing protein, whose amino-acid sequence MTPFDAIYSDDENSKHVIAEEISDVWEELLDTEFGIPLNWACQVSNGTNPAAPIPYFNTSKWYMCELETRNFWLQNPSEISNLYINTWTSTGPRNTSGTGETFYIYRFTPVGVYTINVTRSFNPDTDEVVGPSSSYSRVFTVYSEDHSTYGCNEGDDGGAIRRLSAENTADSTININSISTWPNPVVNQLNVSFQVKEAGNLSIQLIPIINVNHPNITITNSYRPIGNYQETFYTSGLQPGMYLLQITVADQTYHQKIFLKN is encoded by the coding sequence TTGACCCCCTTTGATGCTATTTATTCTGATGATGAAAATTCTAAACATGTAATAGCTGAAGAAATTAGTGATGTTTGGGAGGAACTACTAGATACTGAATTTGGAATTCCATTAAATTGGGCATGCCAAGTAAGTAATGGAACTAATCCAGCTGCTCCGATCCCCTATTTTAATACTAGTAAATGGTATATGTGCGAATTGGAAACAAGAAACTTTTGGTTACAAAATCCTTCAGAAATCTCAAATTTATATATAAATACATGGACCTCAACTGGACCAAGAAATACATCTGGTACTGGCGAAACTTTTTATATTTATAGATTTACTCCTGTAGGTGTTTACACTATTAATGTAACTCGAAGTTTTAATCCAGATACTGATGAGGTTGTAGGTCCATCTAGTAGTTATAGCAGAGTATTTACTGTATATTCAGAAGATCATAGTACTTATGGTTGTAATGAAGGAGATGATGGAGGGGCTATTAGAAGGCTTTCAGCTGAAAATACTGCGGATTCAACTATTAATATAAATTCTATTAGCACTTGGCCTAACCCTGTAGTAAATCAACTTAATGTAAGCTTTCAAGTAAAAGAAGCTGGTAATTTATCTATTCAATTAATACCGATCATCAATGTAAATCATCCTAATATTACTATTACCAACAGTTATCGACCTATAGGAAATTATCAAGAAACATTTTATACTTCTGGCTTGCAGCCTGGCATGTATCTGTTGCAGATTACAGTAGCTGATCAAACATATCATCAGAAAATTTTTTTAAAAAACTAA
- a CDS encoding DUF6943 family protein, translated as MFVLHTYHPDSTLEADFYIQSKGSNAGKPMKTPSANCFGVLVDQSVLLPTYFYYLVEAVYSAGIFKKYLKGSVIEFLTIEDFSHALNDYFSRST; from the coding sequence ATGTTTGTTTTACACACTTATCACCCAGATTCTACTCTTGAAGCCGATTTTTACATCCAGTCAAAAGGCTCCAATGCAGGCAAGCCTATGAAAACCCCATCTGCAAATTGTTTTGGTGTACTCGTAGATCAATCAGTCTTATTACCAACATATTTCTATTATTTGGTGGAAGCAGTTTATAGTGCTGGCATTTTCAAAAAGTATCTAAAAGGTAGTGTAATAGAATTTCTTACCATAGAAGATTTTAGCCACGCTCTAAATGATTATTTTAGCAGAAGTACCTAA
- a CDS encoding replication initiation protein, which yields MNQQNKNTSSKQKTVSRSLVVKSNDLINARFNLSVAETRIILLMVAQINMDDEDFKTYKVRIKDFMESAGISSNTKNVYSRAREYTKKLMKRVLEIPKEDGTWLQVSFISSAEYPAGRGYVELQFDPKLKPYLIKLKQRFTTYEAQNVLSLGSFYSIRLYELLKQYEKIGKRTIGVDELKDLLGILDSYKSYYLFKQRVIEQAKKELDENCDITFSYKEIRMGRKVVEIEFNIIRQPDVFDTRNDSSEIITSPLLDDKNTILTELQEIGFTKSQVEKSIEKYKDQLDELGSLIQSCKAKHKSGKIENLAAYIWDVVKVGGKVKPSEKTKTKSAEKKKKLTGDEQSSDEKKIIAEWEKEYESAIAENNEKYADESSEYLLKFEEYVRKNMGLRIMLIKEGKLNKKHSMFRYMLGSFIAESLEKNLPEFPKWVQQVKGYHIIEDKGAPGSYRINAKQASLFK from the coding sequence ATGAATCAGCAAAATAAAAATACTTCTTCCAAGCAAAAAACAGTTTCCAGATCGCTGGTTGTTAAAAGTAATGATCTCATTAATGCGAGGTTTAATCTTTCTGTAGCTGAAACTAGAATTATTCTCCTAATGGTTGCTCAAATCAATATGGATGATGAAGACTTTAAGACTTACAAAGTTCGAATAAAGGATTTTATGGAAAGTGCTGGAATTAGTTCAAATACTAAGAATGTATATAGTCGGGCTAGGGAGTACACAAAGAAGCTTATGAAGCGAGTCTTGGAGATTCCTAAAGAAGATGGAACTTGGTTACAAGTAAGTTTTATAAGTAGTGCGGAATATCCAGCTGGTCGTGGTTATGTTGAGTTGCAGTTTGACCCTAAGCTGAAACCATATTTGATAAAGTTGAAACAGCGCTTTACTACTTATGAAGCGCAAAATGTTTTATCGTTAGGTAGTTTTTATTCTATAAGATTATATGAACTTTTAAAGCAATATGAAAAAATAGGAAAAAGAACGATTGGTGTTGATGAGTTGAAAGATTTATTGGGTATACTGGATAGCTATAAAAGTTATTATCTTTTTAAACAAAGAGTAATTGAACAAGCTAAAAAAGAACTTGATGAAAACTGCGATATTACTTTTTCTTATAAAGAAATAAGAATGGGTAGAAAGGTTGTAGAAATTGAGTTCAATATTATAAGACAGCCAGATGTATTTGATACGAGGAATGATTCTAGTGAAATTATTACCTCTCCCCTACTCGATGATAAAAATACAATTTTGACAGAGTTACAAGAAATAGGTTTTACTAAATCTCAAGTTGAAAAATCTATAGAGAAATACAAAGATCAATTAGACGAATTAGGAAGTTTAATCCAAAGTTGTAAGGCTAAACATAAATCCGGTAAAATAGAAAATTTGGCTGCATACATTTGGGATGTGGTTAAGGTGGGTGGTAAAGTTAAACCTTCAGAAAAAACTAAGACTAAATCTGCTGAGAAGAAAAAGAAACTCACAGGTGATGAACAATCATCAGATGAAAAGAAAATAATTGCAGAGTGGGAGAAAGAATACGAAAGTGCAATAGCGGAAAATAATGAAAAATATGCAGATGAAAGTAGCGAATATCTTCTCAAGTTTGAGGAGTATGTTAGAAAGAATATGGGGTTAAGAATTATGCTTATTAAGGAAGGTAAGCTTAATAAAAAACATTCCATGTTTAGATATATGCTAGGTAGCTTTATCGCTGAATCTTTGGAAAAAAATTTACCTGAGTTTCCTAAATGGGTACAGCAAGTAAAGGGATATCATATAATAGAAGATAAAGGGGCTCCCGGCTCATATAGAATTAATGCAAAGCAAGCTTCATTATTTAAATAA